The genomic window TCGCCGTTCCGAGCTTGGCGGCCCGGTCGGAGCCCTTCTTGGCGAGCTTGTGGGACGGGAACTTGTCCCCGACTTCCTTGTATAGCTCGATCGCCTTGGCGTTGTCCTTGACCGAGTCCTCGTAGACGCCGGCGGCGTCGTACAGGGCCTGCGGCGCCTCCTTGGCGCCGGCGTAGTCGTCGGACACCTTGCGCAGTATCTCGGCCTGGCGGGTGAAATCCTTCAGATCGCGGCGTGCGTAGTCGGCCGCCTGCAGAAGGGCGTCGATGCCGTCCTGGCCGCCGTGCATGGAGGACAGCCGCATCAAGGTCTTCACCGCGTCGTCGGAGGCGTTCAGGCGGTCGCGCTGAAGCTTGGCGATCGCCTTGAGGGACGCAAGAGAAGCGGGCGTCTTCGGGAACAGCTTGACGATCCGCTCGTGCATCTCCACGGCGAGCGCGTACTGGCGCAGCTTCTCGTCGAAGAGCCGGGCCGAGTTCTCGAGGGCGGCCTGGACCTCGGGCGCCTTCGGATACTTCTCCACGAGCTCCTGATAGGCGTCGATCGCCTTCTTCGGGTCGCGCAGGGCGTCCGCGAGCAGATCGCCGACGGCCATCTGAGCCTGCGCCCGCGCGGGGCTCTCCGGGAACAGCGCGAGCAGCTTGCGCCAGGACAGGAGGGCCGCCGCGGGCTTGTCGTTGGCGGCGTGGAGCCGCGCCAGCGCCGCCTGGAGCTTGTCGCCGTCCTTGTGGCCGGGGAAGCGCACGGTGAAGTCGCGTATCTCCGCGGCGACAGGCTCGTACAGCGCGTCGGGGGCGAGCTGCGCGAGCTTCTGCCAGAGCGCGGACAGGCGGTCGGCCTTGTCGGCGGTCTCGGGCAGCTTCACGAGCTCGTTGAGGATAGGGCGGTGCCGGCGCGACGCCTTCTTGTCCACCACGGTCAGATAGTCGGACTTCGCGCGCAGGCCGACCTTCGTGTCCGGGTACTCATAAAGGAGACGGAGCAAGGAAGCGGTGGCGACCTGCCAGTCGCCGTTCTTCTGGCGCAGGCCCGCCAGCAGGAGCATGGCCTCGGGGGCCTGCTCGGAGGCGGGGTGGCGGCGCACGAAGACGGCGAGCTCCTCCATCGAGGCCTCGGAGACCTTGCCCTCGGCGTCCTCGGCCGCGGCCTTGGCGAACGCGAACTCCTCGTCGGGGCCGGCGGCCTTGGCGGCCGCGGGAACCGGCTTGGGCTCGGCCTTCGGCTCGGGCTTCGGCTCAGGCTTCGGCTCGGGTTTCGGCTCGGGTTTGGCTTCTTCCTTTTTATCCTCGAGCATCGACGGGCGCGGAAGATCAGCCGGCTCCTCCGGCGCCGCGGCCTTCGGCGCCTCGACGACCTCGGCGGCGGGGGCGGCGGGAGCCGCCTCCGCGTCCGCCGCCGGGACGACGAGGGCCCCGTCCGCGCCGTCTTCGGCGAAGGTCGCGACGGCGCACAGCAGCAGGAGCGGAAGGAATATCTTCATCAGAGGTTCTCCGAGGCGCGGGATACGGCGTTGACGACGTCGTACTTGGTCACGATGTCGTAGGACGACTTGCCCGTCTTGACCAGGACGGCCGGACGGTCGGGGGTGAAGTAGCGCAGGACGGACTCGACGCGCGCCTCGGGGGCGAGCACGGGCAGCGCCTGGGTCATCGCCTCGCGCACGATCATCTTCTTGATGTCGCGGCCCTTGAGCATGTGGCCGAGGATCTCGTCCTCCATGACGGTCCCGACGACCTTGTCCTTCTCGAAGACGGGCAGCTGGGAGATGTCGAGCTTGCGCATCAGCGCCATCGCCGCGAACATCTTGTCCGTGGGCTTGACGGTCGCGAGCTTGCCGCCCTTGCCGTGCTTGCGCTTGGAGGCGAGGATGTCGGCGACCTTGAGGTGCACCTCGCTCTCGAAGTACTGGTTCTCCTTCATCCACTCGTCGTTGTAGATCTTGGAGAGGTAGCGCATGCCCGTGTCGGGCACGAGGATGACCATGAAGTCTTTTTCCGTGAGCTTCTTCGCGTACTCGAGGCCGGCCACCACCGCCGAGCCGCCGGAGCCGCCGGTGAGGATGCCCTCCATCGTCGCGAGCTTGCGCGTCATCAGGAAGCAGTCCTTGTCCGGCGTGACGATCACGTCGTCGACGCACTCGAGGTCCATCGTGCCCGGGAAAAAATCCTCGCCGATGCCCTCGACCACGTAGGGCTTCGCGACGCCGAGCTTGTTGTGGACGATCTTGTCGTAGTACAGGGAGCCGACGGGATCGGAGCCGATGATCTTGATCTTCGGGTTCTGCTCCTTGAGGTACTTCGCCACGCCGGAGATCGTGCCGCCCGTGCCCATGCCGGCGACGAAGTGCGTGATCTCGCCCTCGGTGTCGGTCCAGATCTCGGGGCCCGTCGTGCGGTAGTGGACCTTGGGGTTCTCCGGGTTCTCGTACTGGTTCGGGTGGTAGGCGCCGGGGATCTCGGCGGTCATCTTGTCGGCGACGGAGTAGTAGGAGCGGGGATCCTCGGGCTCGACGGCGGTCGGGCAGACGATCACTTCCGCGCCCAACGCCTTCAATAGATTGATCTTCTCGCGCGACTGCTTGTCGGTGATGGTGAAGATGAGCTTGTAGCCGCGCAGGGCGGCGACGAGCGCCAGGCCGATGCCGGTGTTGCCCGACGTGCCCTCGACGATGGTGCCCCCGGGCTTGAGCAGGCCCTTGCGCTCGGCGTCGTCGATCATCGCCACGCCGATGCGGTCCTTGACCGAGCCGCCGGGGTTCATGAACTCGGCCTTCACGTAGATCTTGGGCTTGAGCCCTTTCGCGAGGCGGTTGAGACGGATCAGCGGCGTGTTGCCGATGGCTTCGAGCACGTTTTCATAGCGCATGATGGGCTCCTTCGCTAGACTTCCCGGCGTCCCGACAAGGCGTACGACAGGGTGCGCTCGTCGAGGTAGTCGAGGTCGCCCCCCAGCGGCACGCCGTGCGCGATGCGCGTGACCTTGACCGGGAAGGGCTTTAAGATCTGGGCGAGATACAGGGCGGTCGCCTCGCCCTCGGTGTCGGGATCGGTGGCGAGCACGATCTCGCGGATGCCGCCGGCGCGCACGCGCTCGACGAGCTCCTTGGCCTTGATGCGGTCGGGGCCGACGCCGTCGAGCGGGGCCAGCGAGCCGTGAAGGACGTGATAGAGGCCGCCGAAGGCGCGCGAGCGCTCGAGCGCCGCCAGGTCCTGGGTCTCCTCGACGACGCAGATGAGCCCGGCGTCGCGCGCGGGGTCGGAGCAGAGGCGGCAGACCTCCTTGTCCGTGAAGTCGAGGCAGCGCGCGCACAGGCGCACCCCGGCCTTGGCCTCGCGCAGCGC from Elusimicrobiota bacterium includes these protein-coding regions:
- a CDS encoding tetratricopeptide repeat protein — translated: MKIFLPLLLLCAVATFAEDGADGALVVPAADAEAAPAAPAAEVVEAPKAAAPEEPADLPRPSMLEDKKEEAKPEPKPEPKPEPKPEPKAEPKPVPAAAKAAGPDEEFAFAKAAAEDAEGKVSEASMEELAVFVRRHPASEQAPEAMLLLAGLRQKNGDWQVATASLLRLLYEYPDTKVGLRAKSDYLTVVDKKASRRHRPILNELVKLPETADKADRLSALWQKLAQLAPDALYEPVAAEIRDFTVRFPGHKDGDKLQAALARLHAANDKPAAALLSWRKLLALFPESPARAQAQMAVGDLLADALRDPKKAIDAYQELVEKYPKAPEVQAALENSARLFDEKLRQYALAVEMHERIVKLFPKTPASLASLKAIAKLQRDRLNASDDAVKTLMRLSSMHGGQDGIDALLQAADYARRDLKDFTRQAEILRKVSDDYAGAKEAPQALYDAAGVYEDSVKDNAKAIELYKEVGDKFPSHKLAKKGSDRAAKLGTAN
- a CDS encoding cystathionine beta-synthase is translated as MRYENVLEAIGNTPLIRLNRLAKGLKPKIYVKAEFMNPGGSVKDRIGVAMIDDAERKGLLKPGGTIVEGTSGNTGIGLALVAALRGYKLIFTITDKQSREKINLLKALGAEVIVCPTAVEPEDPRSYYSVADKMTAEIPGAYHPNQYENPENPKVHYRTTGPEIWTDTEGEITHFVAGMGTGGTISGVAKYLKEQNPKIKIIGSDPVGSLYYDKIVHNKLGVAKPYVVEGIGEDFFPGTMDLECVDDVIVTPDKDCFLMTRKLATMEGILTGGSGGSAVVAGLEYAKKLTEKDFMVILVPDTGMRYLSKIYNDEWMKENQYFESEVHLKVADILASKRKHGKGGKLATVKPTDKMFAAMALMRKLDISQLPVFEKDKVVGTVMEDEILGHMLKGRDIKKMIVREAMTQALPVLAPEARVESVLRYFTPDRPAVLVKTGKSSYDIVTKYDVVNAVSRASENL
- the recR gene encoding recombination protein RecR — encoded protein: MKAFEKLIGSLKRLPGVGPKQAERFAIHLLRAPRTEVEGLVDALREAKAGVRLCARCLDFTDKEVCRLCSDPARDAGLICVVEETQDLAALERSRAFGGLYHVLHGSLAPLDGVGPDRIKAKELVERVRAGGIREIVLATDPDTEGEATALYLAQILKPFPVKVTRIAHGVPLGGDLDYLDERTLSYALSGRREV